CTTGTGGTgtgaaaatggttttgttttgtagtgcgatctgttttatgttttgtcattttttttcttctttagaacAAAAATGTAAGAGGATGAATCTTTTCGTAACTTTTTTTCACTTCTCTATACCCTACATGCAGTGAACAGTAGGAAAAGGAGCTTGTTTTTAACCAGCTCTAACCTTGTACTTTGACAAGACTTGCTGAATTTTTAAAGGGTGTCTCTGTTCCGCCTCTCAGCATCCTAAAAACAGGTACAGCTTATTCAGTATCTGCTCCAGTGATTGCTACCAAACTAGAATATAGAAATATCCACTAATCACAATTAAGTATTATTCCCCCTACTGTATGCAAATgttctggtaacactttagtttaaaaagcaaaaaaaaaaaaaaaaacacaaaaactaaacaatggTAATCATATTGTATAATTGTTAATGGCATCATTAACAACATGTTTATCTGTAATCACTTGTCAGATATGCTAAAGTGTTACCAGTATTATTTAGGGTTATACCATGTAACATACATCTAGGGGTAACCCAAAATGAAAACCTTAAGATAAAAAATACCTTACAAGGTAACATTACAGAATGAATTCTaagtagtgatttttttttttttttaaaagcacaatgttctgtattttttttttttttttaattttatttttttacctgtttaGCTGGAAGGAACCGTTTTGGGAAATGATTTTTCCTACCAGCAGTGAAGTTGATTGAGTCTGGACCTGTAGTGTTCATTTCCATCACTGTAGCTTAACATAgaagaaaaggtaaaaaaaaaaaataaaacattaaaaacaaaacaagttaactTTAGCCTTCAATGTGTTTAGTATCTGTGTGAATAATCCATCCAGTCAAAacttgaaattaataaaaaaaaatactgtgaaaataaaacaaatctatgcCATTCAAAATGTACCCAGTGTTTTATTATATAgaaagtagtgtgtgtgtgtgtatgtatgtatgtatatatcctGGGGGAATTACATGTGGGAGTCAAGGATAAACAATTCGCACCATCTTAAgggcacttttattaaaaagtttaccactgtatttgtgcagtatttttgcagctttaccatgctttccccagGGTTATATGCTTTTGCAATAGTTTAGcctggtttgcaatgtttttttttttatatgctttaccatacatcacTAGTCTTTACAGTTTATCCCTATACATTATTACACTCTTATGCTATAAGGGCAAACTTATCACATTGTTATTCTGCAGCAGGGTGGAGGCTCCCTGACAGGTTTCAGACAGAGGGAGTGAGTATGAATTCTAAATACACCCACAGAGCCCCTCTCGGTGAACCAGACTGCACTGGAAcaaatagagaataaaaacaaagactgCAGAAGATAACTTCAAACACACCCACAGGGAAAGTATTTCTGACAGGAAGGAATAACCTTTTTAAGAATTGGTCTTTTCTATACAAACTATGGTAACACTTCCTCGGcgttctgaagtcattcattttgtatTCAGCACTGTTGATTATATTACCTGTATTCATTCAGTCTTCCATTGTAATAAATGATGTTGAGCACATGTATATGGCCTACTTTTGTGCATGAATTAACTGGCAATCCCCTGGTGGGTATGAATTAGTGAATAAAAAACAGTGTATTCATGAGGAAGCCTGAAGTGTAGTAgacaagcaaaaacaaagctgtaaaacaaaatgcagatCGAACAATAGAAAAGtttaaagcaatattttaattttttttatttttgttgtttatatgcTGTACATTCCAATGGTTGAGTCGTTACACCCAGAAAGGCATAGCAATCAGAACGAAGCAGAACGCTGTGAACCACTCTAAAAATAACTCCATTCAATGCACACAGGCACCACACGGTTAACAAAGCAGTCAGGCGTTGAGCTTGATTCAAacctaaagctgagggaacaggcATACACAACTTtgtggaaaaaaatgaaacacatatacagcatatatatatatatatatatatatatatatattttgtttcccAGACAAAATGTGTACATCCAGGTCTCATAACTAAAGACGGTTCACAGAGGAAGTCTCATACTATCAAAGACAATCTACACATACAGTAACAACGCAAAACCAAACTTGTGAGCTTTCTcacaaatataagtgataacAGTAACCCAGTCTATTTTTTCTTATACCAAGTGAAAAAGCAAACCCCCACTCCAACATATTTACGCAACCCAAGAAAAGGTCCCAAATACATACATGTGAAGGATTGTCATGTAAgtctgtaaaattaaataaaagtgtaGCTGTGCCATCAGCACTGAAACTTATAAGAAACCAAGGGCCCAGTTCTaatgggaaaatgtgttttaGGAAAATGCAAAACCAGTGCATTAAATTAAGCCTTAAGCCAAAACAATCATTTCAGTTAGTGCCTCATTACTTCAGTTTATGATCTGTGAGTGTGTGAAGTTTGTGATTGATCAGCAGTGTATCTGATCAATGTATGTTGAACGTTAGGCGTATAATCGGTCACGTGTCAAATCTCACCCAATGCATATTTTCTGGTGtaataattttagtaatttatcaccATATACAGTCAGTTAGTCGCATATCTGCCTGCTGCGCTGCCACAGTAAGGGCGGGTATTATAAAAAGAAAGGGGgctggcaattgcctccaagtagcttttctaattggtgcaacagaaagattgacactggggcgggttttattcttgATCGATGTGACACTTAATTTTCTGCAgtagtaggcgtggtatggtatcaactccatatatgtatatttttcaaTTTCCTTCAACTTTCAAAGCCCAGTACACGTTCCCTTTCACGACCTGAcaaatttatttttcccccaaacCCTGAAGGCAGAGTTTTAAGAGTGCTGTTATTTAGACCcaccgctgtttagatcattaaaataatccTGCAGTGTTGTTGGCGGTGGTGTGTTTTATTTGCCCTTCTTGCCTCTGTCTTCTTCATCCTTGCGGCAGTCCTCGCACCCCTCCTCCCTGTTATGCATGATCTCCACCTGCAGCCTGCCAATGTACAGCGCTACCGCGCACAGCCAGAAGAGGGCAGCGGGGCTCACCACCAGGCTGTTGAGCAGCACAGCAGGGAGGGACAGCAGCATGGTGTGGCGCACGACAAACAGGTTCCCAATGTAGGAGGTACTTCCAAACGACCCACACATTCCGCCCAGGATGAAGAAACCTGCATCAGGAACAAGCAACGCAAGGGGAGACTTCAGTATGTGTCCTCTCACTTAAGCAAGTAAGTGGCTTTCACTGTCTACACAGAACTAGACGGTCATGTgcagggttggggtcagttccaattccttttaaaaatcaattccaattccttcgaaggaattgaTATTTTTAGAGATAATGATTGTTCCacagctttcatttgaagccaatgtAATCGATTAACAGagaacagaatactgctaattgtaATTTAGATCAAAGATGTGTTGGGATTGATAAGTGAATGGGAATTGGAAACTGATTTTAGAAAAGGGTTTTGGaaaaagagagagatagataCTGTATGCTACTATTATTTCAGCAGGATTGATCCATCAATAATCAATACCTCATTTCCAGTTTCCAGTGAATAGGGAATTGAAGTTTGACTTTTGAGACTCAGTCAGAAGGGTTATTTAACCAGGTCAGAATTATGCGACTGATCAGTTACCATGCCTACCCTTCTTTTTAGTGCAAAACATTACTAGCAATAAGAGGCATGGTTTTATAATGCAACACATACCGTAAGCAGCCTCACACCCCACATTACTCTGAACGTAGGAGATCACCCCAATCCCTGTGGCCAGCAAACCATTTCGAAAGCAGGACAGGAACCCTAACCAGAAACAGAACAGAACCAGAGTGGATTCATAGAGAGGATTGGCATTACTAACGCTTTGGGCATATAGTTGTTCCCCCACTGCTCTGGAGATCCAAGGATactaagatatttagtgagcaagggtACACAGTCCCATACACAGTACTTCTCCATCCTAAAAATTGAAGAATATTTTCAGTCTATCCTTAATATTACTGCTCACAGTATTgagatatacagctctggccaaaaatgttgcattacCATATAGAATACTTGACTGTAACGAAGTTGCAAGTTTGATTTGGACGACTTGTTGAACAATTGTATATCTTAACATATAGAATTGCAAACGTATATGAATTGATTTTTTGACTTTATAAcgtaacaaaaaactgacattgacaaattttacattttgaaatgtagttatgtaacatcatatatatatatatatatatatatatatatatatatatatatatacacacacacacacacacacacacacacacacacacaaagagtcTTTATTTAT
The sequence above is drawn from the Polyodon spathula isolate WHYD16114869_AA chromosome 35, ASM1765450v1, whole genome shotgun sequence genome and encodes:
- the LOC121303758 gene encoding transmembrane protein 160-like — its product is MATASWLGLRLLPRLGSQQCQGIGLLHTGLSVGLSAPGSRKKGMEPGARVRTQSRRTSPSSTMLLLWLHISLLSLFYEILCLLHIKTTLKLHLNAGKIELWYPWISRAVGEQLYAQSVSNANPLYESTLVLFCFWLGFLSCFRNGLLATGIGVISYVQSNVGCEAAYGFFILGGMCGSFGSTSYIGNLFVVRHTMLLSLPAVLLNSLVVSPAALFWLCAVALYIGRLQVEIMHNREEGCEDCRKDEEDRGKKGK